ctcaaagttttttaacagtcccatctagtttgagatgacgaagtttgactgtatacatatatttttgaacCAGTCctatatatagatattttgtGTTATATAATATGCTGATAGAAAAtagtttatgatttaaaaaaattcctttaagGGTCAACCCTTGAAGCAAGAAAGAGAAAACCACTGCACATAGTGCAGACTAAATTATATTAGCACTACAATGAAAAAACGATGACATTGTGTTTATgacaattttatataaattattaactGGTGGTCAGAAGGATTGGTTGATGTGTACCATTGGGAGAATTCTCTGCCCTGAGTTGAACGtttcaatcaaatttaattttttaaataactatGGGGACTCAAAATATTCTTGTTAGAATTCAAGTAGGATGAGTTCTAATTATATATAAGGGATTATATACAATGGTTAAAGGTTCTGGTACATATTACCCTGTTTCGAagctgcaatatttttttctatagtgAGACAGCTAGGTATAGGTGTACCATATGAATTTGTCATGTGACCGCATCTCTGATGTcacaaatcaatttatcaacaaatattttatcaatttggtAATTTTAAAGCTTTGGAGTTAAAAGCAACTACAAGCACCACTTTATCAATAATGGTATATACATTGTAGCAAAATCTTAAATATAATAAAGCTTATGTATATAACTCTTTCTGTGAATGCTGATAAATATATCACAaccatatatataatatttgtgGAGACAATTATAAACTTGAGCAACATCACAGACAGAAGCCGTAATCACAGTTGAACATGAAAATTAGCTATCACAGTCTATACATCTTGTACAACATCAATAAACCTTTTTAAGAAAAGATGTTTTATATTCCACTTCTATTTTAACTTCCGGTTATAGAGTTCAGATTCAAAGAAATATCAAAGGTTGAGGTTGACAGAAAGCTAAATGGCTACACTTAAAATTCAGTATCAATCACCAATTTAATGGATGTTAAAGCTATATATAGGTCAATTTATCTCATTGACATTGGTCTCACTTTTATCACTGGGTTTGCCACAGTGACTGTGGTTGATGAAGATAATGGCCGCCCAGAAAAGGCGTAGCCGCTCTTACTTCTCTGTCCGCGGGGGCGGAATCCACTCTTGGCACGACTTGAGTAAGCACTAGGGAATCTCTCCTGGAGAGCCACCTGTAGGTTGTCTCCACCCCTGCTCTTCTTTTTACCCACAGGGGCCGTTTGGGGTCGCTGAATTTTCGGGAACTGTTGCGAGAACCACTCCTCAAAATCCTCCACTGTCATTTCGACGATCTTCTCGCGACAGAACTCAATGGCAGCACATATGTCAGGGCTGCAGATTTCCCACTCCCGAAGCCTTTCCAAGACTTTGAAAAATGTCCTCTTGCTGAGTTGCTGACCAGCTCCTTCAATCTGTTGATGAAAAATAGACATACCATGCTCATCATCTTGTATTGTATGGAATGACGTACGACTTCTGTGTTGTTTTGAACAGATTCCAGTAAATACTGTACAAACAGAAGTCATGACATTTACGACAtctttaattatacatgtattctttttaattcattagCAATTGAAGTATAATAGCAAAGACTGATAAATTCATAGAAATAAGACTTTGACTATTTGTACatataataattatgatctTATTTATTGAGATTTAGACAGACTTAGGCCTGTAGGTTTAAATTCtcaaatcataaaatacaaaGGTCCAGCTACAAAGATATAATGTTTTCATTTGTGATTTCTGCATGCATCTATAAAAGGGTTCAATTTCAAACATTCCAAGGCACATAATTAaggaaacattaattttacaagtTGCATGACCAAGGACTGGGATTCTATATGGTATCCTATATGTCATAGATAAGAGTTTGGGTTTCAAAGACAGAAACTTACGGTCCACTTCAATACATCACTATGATCTAGATCTATTCTGAAAGTCAGAGGCAAGGAACGTCAAGATATAGTAGTCTTAACTCAATATATTACATCTAATAGTATATATCACTATATTTCACTCTTGAATATTTTACGTTAATTGAGAGAAAAATGTTAGTCTTCATAGTTGTCTCCTCCTTTATAATAGATAAAGGCTGTATCGATTGATTGATAgtacttttatttcattaaccttcatttaaaatcaaataaaattaataaataaatgaaaaaaactgtgaagtgaaaaaattaatgaaaacaaaacaaaggcAAGTAAAACACACTGTTTCAGTGCTAATATCATTTTCATCCATATTTCTTTCATGAATTACATCCATCAAAGTTGAAACTCTGAGAACTTGGAAGAATCCAAATATATAACCGATTCAAGATCTGAACAATAAGAAAATGATGGGATTTTCAGAGAAAAGAAGTAAATTGCTACTCCTGATAAACAAGAAGGCCATGCAAAAGAAAGCAAGAGCAGCACTTGAACTTCcttaaaatctaaaatacatgtactataccgACTGCATAATATCAAATTTCGATCATTCGATCATGAGTGTAGCCATAACTATACTTGTACTTTTCTCATTGAATATTCTAATTTTATATGTCTTGAatcaaaaaaattttcattcaattttttagtttaattatGTTTTGAGTCTTCATTTGATTTCTCTCATAAATATTGCatctgattttatattttaaatattagcTAAAACAAAATTCGAaccatatacagtaaaacatgcttatagCAAAGTCCCAGGGACAGGCATTTTCACTTCATTATAAGTGTagttcgttatatccgtcatttagttttcaacattttatagAGTTTTGAGGAATGTAATTCACTTcactgtaagcgtcaattcgtTATTAGCGTGTTTGCTATaatgtgttttactgtaatcaGGTTTTAATTATTTCGTGAAGAATTTCCATATTTTACTAATTAAAGGAATGAGtcaacaaataaatgaaattcaaagatAAGAAACAAACTATTTTCCAAGTGCTGCCCTCCCTTAATCATTACCTGTATTATGGTAACCCGCCTTTGGTCGAGAGTACGATGCTGTGATAATATATTACAACAGTGATAATCAGAGCAGTGTGTTATTCCACACCAAATGACAATTTACCGTATTCCTGCGAGTAGTCAAACCCCTCTGTATCTGCATGTATAGTACCATAAATATTATAAAGgccacataaaataaatgtataccaGTATATATAACTAAAGCCGGCCTGCACATGCCAGATGTATGGTTCATCTGATTTGTGATCAATATGAAATGAACGTCATTTGAATATGAACAAGCCTTAAATTAGCTTGGACATTTTGAAGTACCGTATCTGTATTATACCTGTACAAATTTTTCAGCCAGGATTGGCCTTGAAAAAAGACGACTCGATCTGGCAGAAAATTACAGGGCTACTTTAGTTGGAGACAGAATTTTGAGTTTGAGTTGAAGAGGATAATGCTGCATTGAATACAAACTGTTAGGTTTGGGTATTCTGAGGTCAATcggaatgtcttttttaaatatttggtgAGTTGTTAATTCCgagcttatacatgtatacaattaaacATCACCAGAACCCAAGGATTACATGTATTCCGTTAAATTCCATTACATTCCTTTCATCTGAGTGTAACAGCAATAAAACCAATGGGTTCTGGCAATGAAAAAAATGGCGTCAACTACTGATTCCTTTTTACAATGACACTGTGTGTATGACTACAATACCACAGTGCAAAGAGTACGGAACCTGAAACCAAATTAATAATCTTAATACTAGCAAAACATCCTACACAAAGATCACACTCAAAAACACACTGGATCCGTATtgaaaatttacaaacaaaacatgAAGCATGAGGGTGCTTTAAGCTAAATAACACTccattatataataaaaagtgAGTTCTGGTTTTTTTTCCTACATGGAATTACAaccaatacatataaaaaaaaaatgtctacatGCAAATTTTCTACAGATGTCAAATTCTACTGTGGTACAATAAAAGTATATAAGGCCAGTGCTTGAAAATTCCTATGATCACAAAATCAGCGATTGGGGTGCAATTGTAATTAAATTTCTAAGCAAAACACATGGTGACATCATAAAGATAGGTCACTTAACCAAGGGAACTTACTCTCATAATTGTCACTTTTTTCCATACTTGATTTGGATTTGACATCTATCAATAATCAATACAAATgcaatatgaataaatgattattAGATGAAAAATGTTTTCTAGTACTGCGCAGTACGCTTCATAGCACTGTGGTCTAGCAGCAACtgttgtatattaatttttacaaagtCATTTTCCGTATATATAATTTGCActtgaaaatattattatagCAACCCAATTTAACAGTAGCTTATAAGCATATACTATATGATTTCAAAACCAGATCAATTGTCACTCTTTTTAGTACAGCAGACATTATAATTCTCCTGCAGTTTCTCTACAAACAGTATCATAGAGTAACTGTGTTCACATTGTTCACATGCAAAGAATTATATATAGCTAAATTGTGTGGATGATTAAGAATTTACGGAGAATTATAAAACAGTATATTAGTTAATATATATTAGTCACAGACaacatttaatgaaatatatgagACAAATTAACTTTGATAGTTACATGTGTTACATTGATTAAGAGAATACACCATATCCCATAGAAGAGAGTTACAAAGTTTTAACATATAGCTCTTTATGGCTAGCTTTACAAAACAGACAGTTCTTTGAAACTTGTTAACCATTGAACAAGAGGGGCCATTGAGGTGCAGAAACCTttggaaaatgtcaaaaaatataattgcaaGAATATATTAGATTTAGAAATAAACTAAAATTTCACAGTATTACAGTGGATATTTTTGaatcatttgatttaaaaaactggttaacaaatttcaattttattacgaTGAAAAGCTAGATTTAAAGCCCTACCAGTCCATATTTGGCAAGTTTCTTCATGATCACTTTGTAGTACCATTCCTCTCTCAGCTCATCAGGAGAATTTGCCAACAACTCTGCATacctaaaaaaatgttttcatagaGGTCCACTGAATAAttcttgcaaaaaaaacccatttccTGGTATCTCTCTTAGTAACATGaacttttataaatttcataatttaatacACATATTCACAATCTACCTCAATTTTACTTGACCAAGAAAACAGAGTGCTTAAATTTAACACATGCATTATTATAACCAATCCAAATGAGAGAAGAAGCTCCCAGACTCTTCGTTCAGACTCAGTTGTATGgttattaaagttttaaatggAAAACATGCTGTTATTTACCAGTTTCCTTTTGAACCTTCCTCTTGCTTTTTCTTCAGAAGCTCTTCGTTGGGGCGAGTAAACATTCGATTGCTCCTCTCTCTCATCTCCTGAACAGCTCGGTGAAAGCTGCTTCCTTTCAGTTGAGAATTAATGGCCAGAAATTTGTTTTGACAAACTACAAACCTCTGTCTGGAAGAAATAAGCaaatattaatatcaacaaaaatacaGTTCAagcttattttcaaaaactttatagcttggcaaagttattttttgggTTTTTCACAACAAACCCTGAATAATGAGTGCATATACCCGGTATATTTGAAATAACTAAGAGTGGCATTTAAGTAATTTTCTAGACATTTTCCTCCTCTCTTAGCTTACTTTTCTAACTGCTCTAACTGTTCATGTAACTGTATAGCAGAATCCTCTTTTCTCTCCTGAAATTTCATGTGCATCTCACCAACAACATTCTGGTATTTAGTGCTAGCTCTGTTGTTCTGGAACTCTATCAGCTGTGGGGAACTGATGagaaataaaaaacagaaaCATGATGAAAATACAGTACCAAAATATCACCCGTACCAGATTATTTTAACCTGAGATTTTCTTATGTTTTACCTTTTAGGTCGTATAACTGCAGAATCGGCTCTGTTTGAGCGAGACGACTCGCGCTGATGACTAGCAGAGCGCCCTCTTTCTGCAGACCTCCCACGCTCACTCTAAAAAAAGGACAACAGACATTGAATTCTGggtataaatatacaaaatagcATCGTCATTACTCTTGCAAGAAATTAATTGCAAACtgaatctatatatatatgcagCCAAATAATTGCTGAGTATTTTTTCTGGAATATTATAAATTACCCCTGGATCAGCTGATTTTCTTGGGGATTTCTTGTGTGAATGTTCTCCATCCTGACCCCTGtgaaatacaatatatacaaaaatcaaaggtgaaagcttaagattttttttcaaaaataaagattaaCACACTTGTAGTTGCATTCAGATTATAATCTGAAGACCTAGAGGGAGTGttaccttttttcttttttgcgcTCCCTCCTAACTTTCACTGGACCAACAGGTTCTTGAGATTCATCATCCTCATACAGTTTAGTGGAGATATCCTCATTAAGGTACTTGAATATACCTTGAACAGAAATCAGTGCATATGAGAACACCCATATTACAGGACAAACACTATCTTACCTACCTTATCACAAAgcacatttttatgaaaactgtCATTGTCATTGCTCACTTTGCCCGTCTGCACGCTTTCAAAACCAATTGCATCTTCATCAAAAGGTCAATGTGAAAACACGCAAGGGATCCACAATCAAAATGAGATAAATTTCCCTCATTTATCCGCCAACTAAATGAGTTAATCAAGGTATATGTGCTGAACCTTATGACCCTGAAGTACTTACTGACATATTTCCCATCGTCCTCTTCCTCCTTTCCATCCACTTTAGATGTGGATCCCAGACTCTCATCCACACTGTTATCTAGGGAGCTGCTCACTCGTAAATTGGTGGATCCCGAGACATTGGCCATTCCCAGGAAGTTAGAGAACACACTATTTCTGTGGCCCCCTGGGGGCCTCTTTATTGTACCCACTCTGGTGCTCTTTCTCTTGATTGCCTACAATCAAGTTTATCAGTCTCTAAtgttatatattacatttaaatcaaatcaaCCAATTaggtactgtaaattccttatattacgcgagtacttaattccatgaTCCCACTGTTAtgtatcaaatcgcaagaatattAAATCGCGAATGTGGAACTTTTattcttatttcttatagttctcaACTCTCGAAAAATAATGATGAGATCATAAAATCCTGGAAGGGTGCTTCTCACAATTTTATGCGGATATTAACtcctcgcatttaattaggaatctacagtaattacATGGGAACAATAAAATCCATTTCTTTATCTCTAATGATAAGTACCAGCACATTAAAGAAAATTCTTCACATTTTTGCACAACAATTCTGTATGACAGTTGACAGACTTACTGGGGCCTTGGGAGATATTTCAAGGTGAATCAACTCCTTCCAGGTCATACCCTCATGGTCTCTTGGGTAAGTTTTCGTGCCTCCTATTTCACTGcaatccaaaaaattaaatcttccTTTTAGAGTAGTTTTCAccacttattttatttataaacatttatcaatATACTACTCAGCATTTTCTTtggataaaataataaataaaagccAAAAAACTTACTTTAGCTTCCAACTCGATGTAATGGGAGACATTGTAATAGAGTTATCTCCCCCTGTTCTGGCGTGTAGAGCCATTGCTTCGAGGATCCAGTGTAAAGCACAAAGTTGGCGGAAAAATGCATCtctgaaatcaaaataaaggaTTTTTTACGCAGTTCATACAATGTACAAGTTAATCTGTGTActggaaatttatttttcccaaCATTCTTTCCATCAAAATACACTTCTACTTTACATTCAATCAAATTACAATTAGAATTCTTACTTAGCAGTATTTTCTTTGGCCTCCATAATGTTGGTGTGCTGTGGGGTGTAGGGACGGGGGGCCTTGATCTTTTTCCTCCTCCCCGGGGACCTCGGGGTGGTGGCCAAGGACCGGGAGACCCCTAACTCTGACCCCTCATCCTCTTGTTGGCTGaaatttggaaaatatttttattaccaTGGTGAAAGATACAGTCTGtttgattgtattttttatatttatgagtTGAAAATAGTATCACAAGAAAAGTTAACACTGCATaagcatttttaataaagatcaTTAATGTCATTGATAATGCTTGAATCTGATTATTAAATCAATTAATAAGTAAGCAATAAATAATTAGTTTTCTCAATACAGtcattaaattaatttcattacaaTGCAAGTATTATTGTTAAGGTTATAACTGCACAATGTCAGGTATTCAAGCTTGGCTCCTGAATGTACAAGCATGATGTAAAGATATGAAATATTCTGCAAATGGTAGACTTAATTTTACCGAATAAAAGAGACCCTCCCCCTGGTGTCGGGGGACTCATCCTCAGACTTTTGTTCCTCGTCGTCAGTAGTTTCTCTTACATCTGAATGTTTCATGAAGCTTTGCAAAGACAAACATCCCCAAAAAATGTCAACTCCTGGTTAATCAAGCAATGTAAGGCTGTCCAAAGTTAATTCGATATGTTTAACGTAACTCCCGCTCATAGGTTTAGGAGAAAttgggttttaaaaaaaaatttcattcttttttttatcatactaAATTACTGTAATCTGTAGAAATTTGAATGTTTAGAGCACATCCAACTATAAATCAGATACTCAATAAGATTATCAGGAAAGATcacttttaaaaagataaattatatGTAGTTTGAATACTCACTGTATTCAGCtaaattaatgaaaatcatttttttttttaaacttcatttgttttaatttcatcagCTTTCCTTGTATCGGTAGATTTGAGATTTTGAAGTGATGTTAAACGAAGAATTAATTTTGGTGGCCTAATGAATATGTTACATTGACCGAAAGTTATAAAAATCCATGTTATTGATGATCAACATtggtgaaatcaatgaaatatgtGGGCCAAATTATCAAAGCTTACATTATTGATAAAAGTGTAGTTTTatgagtcatgattttcaagcTGCTGAAttaattttcctttaaattGATATAACGATACCAGTGAGCAATTTTGAAccacactacatgtatataataaccTTTATACATcacaaaaatttacaatatatcaattattataTTCTTTACATTCTAATTTCTTGTAATGTTTTTATAACTTTGGTCTTTATAACAACAAATAACAGTAGATAATTTCTtgcaaaaattttttaaaacacaaaaactgGCAAAAGTTAATTAAGGTGGAATGGGACACCTCCTGATAATATTGTGACGTGCTCTTCGtacagaaataaacaataaaatcagttATCGTATAATTCtcaagattttttctttacaaaatcagTTACCTAACAGCctagcgcaatgggttagagcattAACTATAAGGATCTGTAAGTCATTGTAACAtctaaaaattctaaaccaatgaaagtacagtgtattttaattctgatgtacttttattcacattaatattgatagatgtcccataccaccttaagtctaaaaacaacaaattaagtCTACTAGTAGCATATAGCTTTTTAAACAGCTACCGGTATTAATAGCAAGCTTAAAAACATCTGagtataaacaaaacacaaatgtAACACCCTGCATAGATCCTAATAAATGCTATTAGGCCTCTTTaggaagttttatttttagttttgataaatCTTTGCTTGCTCTCTCCATATTAACAACTGGTAGCAGAAAAATACTctattttttatcaacaatcTGAGATAAAGcctatgattattattttttattgatttctgtTCAACTTTTGtgcaactttgaaaaaataaaaaaacataaagtTCATAAAAACCAAGTCAAAAGGAGGGAGAGCAAACGGacaatttatttacagaaaGCCTAGAAAAGTCAGCTCCATTGAAAGGCAAATGAGAATATTATCTTCTGttggaaacattttaaaaacaaaaatccctaaatatcattatttataacAGGGGCATCTTTTCCTTCTTTTGAAAACACACAACAAACTTTCTGAATATtatttgcaaataaatgaaCTGCAACATTTCATTCTTCATTGTGGTCCTCATATCCTTACCTGGATAATTCTACATCATCCTCGATCTCCTCCTCCGATTCCTCTGACGAGGAGTCTAGTTTGGGAGGCTGCCATTGGTTCTTCATCTGTTCAGCCTTCATCTTGTTCATTTCATTCTCTGATTGTTGCTATAGAAATCACATTTATATAACACCAGCTAATGTATTTATGATTATGAAATGGTTCAAAGCAAGTGAATAGTTGTAATAGCGACTGATAGaattaaaaatccttttaaaattcttactTTAGCTGCTTGCTCAGTTTTTATTAGATCGAAAAGTCCATGGCCAAGTTTGACGTTGCGAACCATGTTCCTAAAGAtagatgagaaaaaaataatggcaaTGTAATAtgcaaacaatttcaaattaacataaatatcactttgataaaaaatttaagcCTCAATACCTTCCATGGATGACCTCCCTTTGTAAAGTGTTCATGTCTGTTTTTGACCTTCTGAGAACAAATGATGTTGCTGACACCTGGTGATAAAAAGATAAACCCCTAATTTCCCCCAAAATAAGAACTGCATGTTATTTGtaaaatcatcaaattttgAGGGGCATAAattttattggtttaaaaaaaaacccagttggtttgtttgcaaatttggcTTTTCCTCAGAACATGATAATAAGGCATTCATATTTCAGAtacatatgtttttgaattgatGGTAGCAGGTATATCACCATATCGAAGTACATGTGAATTAATGTccactgaaaataaaaatgtttacagtGATGGAGAAATTACATTTATGTACGTGTTCTTCGATCTTAAGGATCCTCGACACCCCGTGACTTCTACTGTTTAAGACAGTACATCACAACCTGGCGATTTTAAGGCAAATTATGTGAAACAGTTTATATCACAAAATTTTTAGGGTAATTTTTATGTCAAACACATGCTAAAAATCAATGTCATTAAGAAATTTAGAAAAATGGGCTTGCATGCATATCTTTTCCCAGGTGTGTGGAGGACCCTTAATTGTGAATTAATTGTTACGATACCTGTTGTCGTTTCTGCTGCTGGAGTTCAGCTGAAATATCATACTCATCCTCATCACTGCTACTGCTCGTCTCCTCATCGTATTTCTGTGTTcataaataacaaattattatggACTAAATATACTTAAGAAAAAAGTCcattaaatattatcatttgCTGAAACTTCAagagatgtaaatatatcattattctTTTCCAAAACAgctagtaataaaaaaaaattatctaaatacATAATCTCATTTTATCAGATTTTGTTATACTGTATCTGTATTCCTACATAACAAGTTTAACACTCTGTACATATCACACATTATTAAAAAACTAGCAATTTAAggtaatttcatatgaaatcatttcttaGACTAGTGTACTGTATGAACATACAAGTATTTTTGTCTGACTTCGGTTAAGATGCATCAAGtctatttcaaatatatatatataggtgcatatatatgtatagttaATATAGCAGTATATACttttatgtacattattttgtttgggatttaaatgatgtttttattcTATCAATGCGAATCAAGTGGTCACTAAAAAATGTCATAACTATTACAAAAAACTTGGTCTTAATGAAAtacaagtttgtttttttttacaaattaccatACATAATTCTTTGTTGTGCTTTAAAAGTGCAATTGCGTATAATATCAAATCCGTATTTTTAGATATCTGAAAGTACACTGGAGATTGTTTATAAAGAGTGTTTTTGAAGGCTGCGTGGGAGAGCATAAAATTATGCACTTATAACATTAacttgaatatatacatgtaattctgtgtTTTGGCTCAtgttcattaaaatgaaatgcataGCTGACTGCATGTCTAGCCTTAAAATCCTTCCTATTAATTCCCTGCAAATACTCTAATAGCCTTCACAAATACTCTCTCTACTTCTACATacaatatacaagtaaattatacatatactgCAGCAATATCCACTTATTCAGAAGTCAAAATGAAAATCAGGATATTCATTCCAGAAATAAGAAATCAGTTAAaagcacttaattttttttttttaaatttaatcaatttattacatgtaattttgattGTCTATTAGTTCAATTTATgcacattttaacaatttaaaactaTTCCACATAAGTTTTCAGATGCTCTTTTTGTGAATTGATATTGTAATAGtatggctatttttttttacataatgcaatggttaattttttatatcatcaTGCACTAGTACCATAGTAAAAACAttagcaggtttttttttcatcattccATTGTTCAGAAGTACATTGACTTTCAGCAAAATGCATGCAAAAGTTGAAACGTGGTAATCttataattcttttaaatattttcacacCCAATCTTAAAGCGATCTAACTTAATACACTATTATTAAAATGGCTAATGTGAATATATCCACTTATCAAAAAATAACGGAACAGTCAAGCATTAATTTAGAAACTGTTCAATGATTTCAAAATTCTGTTAAACAGCTTATGGTATACAGAGTTGAAAGGAAAGCAGAATTATGTACCGGTAGTTTAAATTCCCACAAATCTTGTTTTCTTTAGAGATTTTAAATACTTTTCTACTTCACACAATAAGTATAATTGTTATTCTCAAGCATTAAAACCTTGAATAAGTTCTGACAAATTAAGAAATTCATAGATAGAAattattaatgataattttcaGTTGATTGATGCAGATATACCAATACCTTATGAATTCCAAACTTGATAACATGCACATTGCAATTTTTTGCATCTGCATATCTTCGAAAATACATTGTACgtatgtatttaaaacaaaatataaaaaaactcCTTCAGCACAACatattttttgatgaattttttataattatagaaaCAATTTACTTGTCATACatataataattgaaattgaggaaaaaaaaaatataactataacttgaaaacaaaacTGAAGTAAAATTCatgcaagaaataaaattataccaGAATGCATTGGACTAAATGCAAGTTCTTTTCCTTcaatttgtttacttaaatctATAATCTGAAAGTGATCTATAAATATAAGAAGTTGATAGCTAAGCTCCTGAAAAAAATCCGAGGAGGAGCATTCAAGGGGGATAACTCCAAATGATTTAGTGTATATCTAGTCAATGATTTGTTTCTAgcttatatatgaatatattgttTAACTTAGATGAGATGTATATagtaaaaaatttattaaactgATTATTAAACTGATCTTCCCCTGTCTGGAGTGTGTGTTAAGATAATCctctttttaatgaaaagaaGAGGAAAACTTCAGGAGCATCATATAGCTCATCATTGTAGGTGCTAGCGAAGATAAATGTGCTGTTTAAtagttatataattatgtaaagtGTATTTGGTTGGTTCAAAGGTATAAgcaattttgcattttaatacaaaaaattaaaataattattattggggcaagatcttgttaaaaaatatttatgtaggTTTGATATCATAAATACCGGCACTGGTATATGTCTCCAAATtaacacatgaaaaaataatataattctaCAACATTCATGCATACATGCAGATGCCTCAGTGGTATTTTATTATGCATATTCATGTATACACTTTGACT
This genomic window from Magallana gigas chromosome 5, xbMagGiga1.1, whole genome shotgun sequence contains:
- the LOC105320830 gene encoding coiled-coil domain-containing protein 60 isoform X2, with the translated sequence MPAANRNNPWRIQPKPVPVPYDKTAKIAARSLASYKTQVPSPHDAREEKYRRRQSQLTSQGYFAAQNVPYKGLGDPFYLDEQRMILHALGQWDAPNLSTHGESKKYDEETSSSSDEDEYDISAELQQQKRQQVSATSFVLRRSKTDMNTLQREVIHGRNMVRNVKLGHGLFDLIKTEQAAKQQSENEMNKMKAEQMKNQWQPPKLDSSSEESEEEIEDDVELSSFMKHSDVRETTDDEEQKSEDESPDTRGRVSFIRQQEDEGSELGVSRSLATTPRSPGRRKKIKAPRPYTPQHTNIMEAKENTAKDAFFRQLCALHWILEAMALHARTGGDNSITMSPITSSWKLNEIGGTKTYPRDHEGMTWKELIHLEISPKAPAIKRKSTRVGTIKRPPGGHRNSVFSNFLGMANVSGSTNLRVSSSLDNSVDESLGSTSKVDGKEEEDDGKYVSIFKYLNEDISTKLYEDDESQEPVGPVKVRRERKKEKRGQDGEHSHKKSPRKSADPGSERGRSAERGRSASHQRESSRSNRADSAVIRPKSSPQLIEFQNNRASTKYQNVVGEMHMKFQERKEDSAIQLHEQLEQLEKQRFVVCQNKFLAINSQLKGSSFHRAVQEMRERSNRMFTRPNEELLKKKQEEGSKGNWYAELLANSPDELREEWYYKVIMKKLAKYGLHRTLDQRRVTIIQIEGAGQQLSKRTFFKVLERLREWEICSPDICAAIEFCREKIVEMTVEDFEEWFSQQFPKIQRPQTAPVGKKKSRGGDNLQVALQERFPSAYSSRAKSGFRPRGQRSKSGYAFSGRPLSSSTTVTVANPVIKTILKDDQLQVRMT
- the LOC105320830 gene encoding coiled-coil domain-containing protein 60 isoform X3 → MPAANRNNPWRIQPKPVPVPYDKTAKIAARSLASYKTQVPSPHDAREEKYRRRQSQLTSQGYFAAQNVPYKGLGDPFYLDEQRMILHALGQWDAPNLSTHGESKKYDEETSSSSDEDEYDISAELQQQKRQQVSATSFVLRRSKTDMNTLQREVIHGRNMVRNVKLGHGLFDLIKTEQAAKQQSENEMNKMKAEQMKNQWQPPKLDSSSEESEEEIEDDVELSSFMKHSDVRETTDDEEQKSEDESPDTRGRVSFIRQQEDEGSELGVSRSLATTPRSPGRRKKIKAPRPYTPQHTNIMEAKENTAKDAFFRQLCALHWILEAMALHARTGGDNSITMSPITSSWKLNEIGGTKTYPRDHEGMTWKELIHLEISPKAPAIKRKSTRVGTIKRPPGGHRNSVFSNFLGMANVSGSTNLRVSSSLDNSVDESLGSTSKVDGKEEEDDGKYVSIFKYLNEDISTKLYEDDESQEPVGPVKVRRERKKEKRGQDGEHSHKKSPRKSADPGSERGRSAERGRSASHQRESSRSNRADSAVIRPKSSPQLIEFQNNRASTKYQNVVGEMHMKFQERKEDSAIQLHEQLEQLEKQRFVVCQNKFLAINSQLKGSSFHRAVQEMRERSNRMFTRPNEELLKKKQEEGSKGNWYAELLANSPDELREEWYYKVIMKKLAKYGLIQRGLTTRRNTIEGAGQQLSKRTFFKVLERLREWEICSPDICAAIEFCREKIVEMTVEDFEEWFSQQFPKIQRPQTAPVGKKKSRGGDNLQVALQERFPSAYSSRAKSGFRPRGQRSKSGYAFSGRPLSSSTTVTVANPVIKTILKDDQLQVRMT